Below is a genomic region from Gopherus flavomarginatus isolate rGopFla2 chromosome 25, rGopFla2.mat.asm, whole genome shotgun sequence.
TGCGTCAGACAAGGTGGGTACCTGGTCGGAAAAGGTGTGAGGCAGCCAGGACAAGACAGGTGAAGACTGTAAGGCCAGAGCTAAGAATCAGTGCATCCTCAAACGGAACCATTGGGTGCAGCTTTTCCTGGGTCCTCTCTGGAAGCCAATCCTTTTGTACCAAGTGCTGTTAAAAGCTGAACACGCAACTCAAGCCAGAGGCTGGGCTGAGTGAGCAGGGCCAACACACGGCGAGCCGGTCCAGGGACAGCAGGATGACAGGGTTTTAGCCACCTGGTGAGTCCCACATCTCAACCCGGAACACACAGACAATACAGACATTTAGTTGGTCTGAAGGGGCAGACCATAGACTGGGACACGAGGGGGGTTCAGGATACCAAGCAAAATGGATGATGCAAAAGACCCTTCTGAAGTTCTTCCCCTGGATTCAGCCACCCCAGCTTCAGGGAACCCTGATCCAGAAGCCCCAGGTTCTGCTGACATAGGCTCAGCTAACCCAATGGCAGAGACCCATGAGAACCCCCAACAGCCTGAGGTGTCTGGTTCCAGCCTCCCCAAGAAGACCAAGCCATCGGGCAGCCTAATCTCCAAACCATCCAGCTTGCCTGGCACCAGCCTCGCCAAGCTGTCCAAACCACTGAGTCAAGGACTCTCCAAGCTCATCCTGGAGGCTGTGGCCACCTCCAAGAAGCGCACCGGCCTTTCCCTGCAGGCTCTCAAGAAGATAATCATGGCCATGGGCTACGACATGGCCAAGAAGAAGACCCACTTCAAGAGGGTGCTGTTGAGCCTGGTGACCAAAGGACtcctgcagaagctgaaaggcaCCGGGGCTTCAGGCTCCTTTGGGATCGGCAAGGAGATGGCCAAGAAGATGAGCACGGGGCACAAGAAGAACAAGGCACCCAAGAAAAGACAGAGGCCCCTCAAGGTCGGCATAGCAGCAACAAGCCTGGCTGAAAGAGGGCAGCTGCTGACGATGGATCTTCTAAGGAAGCCAAGCGGTCAGCCAGCCACGCGGGGCAGCAGCCAGCCAACGCCTGAGGGATAGACCCTCCCCTACCACAGGTTGACACCTGCGAGAAATAAAATGGTGGTTGTATTTAAACACTCCCCATGTCCAGGCTCATCCTTGGGAACCTGCCACCAGGagaagagagggggagggttTGAAGGAATGGTGATGTATTTACACCACGTGGGGCTCTGATCCCTTTACATCTCCCAAGCTATGGGGGTGGGCAAGTTGCACTCATTTGCTGCTGGTCGAGCTGCTGCATTGATCATGGGGCAAGGGACCCTCGGCTCTGCAGGGCTCTGTCGCTCCAATAAGCCAGAGGACCAAGGCCCAAACAACATGCGGTGATCAAAGAGGGCGTGCTGGGTTGTTGCAAAAGTAGGGATTGATAGTCCCCAAGGGAAAAGGTGCCCTTTACAGAAGGACTTGAAGGCGAGAGAACCTGGATTGGGGAGGGCTTCCATGCATAGGAGCCAGTATGGAGGAAGGCAAACAGATGTCTGGTCAGATTGCAGGCTAAAGCGGGAGGAGAAACGGGGGAAGTGATTCACCAAAGGGCATGCAACgagtcactggcagagccagggttAGCACCCAGGCCCATCGAGTCCCAAGCTAGTGTTCTTGCTGCTCGCCCACACTGCATCCTAGGAGAGCTTTTCCTACCCATCTCTGTGCCTACCTCCCCCTCAGTGTGTCAGTGGTATTTAGAGACTGCCCATCCCTCTGGTATCAAGGCTCCGGTAAACTATATTACCTCATGGGCACATTAATGAGAACCAGTTGTAACTTGATTCACCTGCTGTGGCACAAAATGCCTGGTGAGGTTCACTTGCTCCCGGTTAGCCAGGGATTTGGCCTCCCCACCCGTTTCAGGGAGCTGGGTGCAATGCCCTCTGGGAGGCAGAGACCGGGATGCTGAGGTACCCGCTGGCCTTTATCCCAGGATTCTGATCACATGAGCACTGGGGCTGGCTCCTGCTGGCTTGAGGACCAGGCTGGCATGTCAGGGATTGGGTCCCCTTTCTCTGACAGAAGCGCAGTAGCTTCCTGCTCTGGGGACGCTCCCTCCATCGCAGACACACTTAGACCCGCTCCAGCCCATGTCCACAGACACCCACTCAGGACAGGGCCTGTCAGCTCCCTTCTGCCACCCCTGGATAAGAATAACTTCCACAGCAAGCAGCAGGAGAGCCTTGAACCCCATGCCCATGGGCCTGCTGGGCTGCATTTCAATCAAAGCAAGGGCCTTTGGACAAATTACATCTTGGCAGATCCTTCAAATCTCTAAATCACAGTCTGGAAAAATCGCAATATggggacggacacacacacacacacacacacaggcattaCAGGGTCCTTCTGATATCATAACCGGCCCAGTTTTGCTGTCATGGTTACTGCCAGGTTGTCCTGGAGCCCAGGGATATCTGTCATAGGCCAGCAACCTCGGATGGAACTAGCTGACATGATTGCTGGGAGCCAACTTTTTGGAATCCAGCAGGAGGGATCGAGCTGAGTCCATTTTCCCAGGTACCTAGAGGGAAAAAGTCCTCAAAGAAAACAGCAGTCAAGCCAGGATCCTGGATCTCCAAGTCAGCCTGTGAGGAGCCAAAATTGAAAAGTAGCTGCAAAAATTCAGCACTTTCACTCAGGAAATGGTGAATTAGTCGCTTTCCTGGCTCCTCTCCTAACCCAGATTCCTGGAAATTAAACCCAAGGACCTGTGGAAATGGGTCTGAATGTGGAACCCACGCCAGGGTCTGGGTTTGCTGAACCGAGGCCGATCTGCACAGCGCTGGAGCTGGAGCGACCAGGCTGCCTACTTCACTCCAGGGTTCGGTGCTGCACCTCAAGCTGGAAAATACACAGTAAACAGGCAGGAAAGacctctggctgccagcccaCCAAGCAAGGAGCAGTGAGCAAAATGACTGATACGAGTGAGTCTTCTCAGGTCCCGTCCTCGGAGTCAGTCAGCCTGGATGCAGCCACTCCTGTCTCAGATAAGCCAGATTCAGAGAACTGAGAAAACTGATACTTCCTCTTCAAATCAGCCCATGCCATCCGGTTCTAGGCTCCTTAACCAGGCCAAGCCATCGGGTTCtaggctcttcagccagccagCTAGTGCCAACCCTTCCAAACTACTGGGTCAAGGTTTCTCCAAACTTATTGTGGAAGCTGTAGCCATGTCTCAGGGGCGCTCAGGCCTTTCCCTAAAGGGTGACAATAACTGCAGCCACCGGCTACCACGTGAGGAGGAACAAGCACTGATGCTAGAGGGTGCTCAAGAATCTGGTCTCCAAAGGAGTCTTGCAGCAGCTGAAAGGCAAAGGAGCTTTGGGCTCCTTCGGAATCGGCTAAAGGGTgggaaagaaggaaagagaaagcagtGCCAGTAAGGGAGGCCCCCCCCCCAAAGACTGGGAGAAGGAAGCCTGGCAGAAAGAGGAAAGCTGGTGGTGAGGGATCTTCCTAGGGAGCCAGGATGCCGGCCAGCGGCTGGTCAAAGTGGGAGGGAGAACCTCCGAAGCCAGAGCTCTAGCACCGCCATGAATACAAGGTTGCATTTCTACTCTCTCACAGCCAGGCTCGGCCTCTGGCACTCAGGATGGATGAAGGGTGGGAATGAGTCTGAAACCCACCTGATAGCAGCTGGTGAAGGAGGAGGAATGACACAGGTGCCAGATCAGGGTGAGGTCCTGTAGGACCTTgacctatgtctacactgcagtaaaacagccatggctggcctgggtcagcaaACActtgggctataaaattgcagtgtagagcggcaggctggggctgcagcttgggctctgggaccctccccccctcccttgtggaatcccagagcctgggctcctgcctgagccccaccatctaCACGGCAAACTTAGCCCCAcaacccaagccccatgagcccagaTCAGCTGACACACGGTGGACTTACCCTTCAAGGCCTCTAGGCCAGGCTCATGGCAGGCCTCCAAAGCACACCATCTACCAGCCTTGATGATGCAGTAGATGGTGCTCTCCTGTGTGAGCTCGTCCTGGAGGTGAGGGTGAGACTTTGCTACTGATGGCTCCTCTATTCAGATGCAGCCATTGGCCTGCGGCTATTTGTTCTCATTAACGATCCCCTGATACCTCTCACAAGAGTTGGGGTATTTAGCCCTAGTGCTCTTCCCAAAATCCTATTCAGGGGATTTGCATCCTGCTTCAACTGGCAGCTTCctgcacttcctgtcctaaaccgtGGCTGCATGTGCTGTTAAGTGGCTCCCGcgttccactccagaggtggctgcatttcactggtgcGCCATGCAACCTCCTACCGATGTGTATCAGTGCACGGGGATGAATTGGGCTATAGAAATGTAAGAGTAATTATTCATCTATGTGACCCTTCAtccctgcagaggaaggcagggaaTTAAGGTGATGGGAGTGGGATCTGGGAGCGGGACAAGCCTGGAACCTTTTAAGGCCAAGTTTGAAAGCTGCATGGACCTGCCCTGAGGGTCAGTCAACAGAGGTCTGCCCAGGTCAGTGCAGGGACTTATGTCCGGATCTGCTCGCACTCAGGAGTCACATCAATGTGACAGCTGTGAGataggaggggggaggagaaaaaaCTCCCAGGTGTGTACATGACTTGATGTGTACACCCCACACCCACCAAACACAATCACAAACAACCCCCCAAACACATGCCCACACTCACCTGCACGTTGGCAAGGAAGCGCAGGAAACGCCTAAGCCTGGAAATGTGTTAAAACACAAACAGGCGGAAAACTCACAAGCGTACCCCGCACaaggcacacacacacgcacc
It encodes:
- the LOC127040506 gene encoding histone H1t-like → MDDAKDPSEVLPLDSATPASGNPDPEAPGSADIGSANPMAETHENPQQPEVSGSSLPKKTKPSGSLISKPSSLPGTSLAKLSKPLSQGLSKLILEAVATSKKRTGLSLQALKKIIMAMGYDMAKKKTHFKRVLLSLVTKGLLQKLKGTGASGSFGIGKEMAKKMSTGHKKNKAPKKRQRPLKVGIAATSLAERGQLLTMDLLRKPSGQPATRGSSQPTPEG